From a single Nicotiana tomentosiformis chromosome 2, ASM39032v3, whole genome shotgun sequence genomic region:
- the LOC138906071 gene encoding uncharacterized protein — MAEYEACILGIRMAVDITITEFLVIGDSDLLINQVHGEWTTKNVKILPYLHCVKELYEEPDDKPWYYDIKRFLKAREYLENATSGHKWALRRLENHIIRNGEVLYKRTPDLDMLMCVDSAEATRLLEEIHVGTCGPHMNGFTLAKKSLRAG; from the exons atggcagaatatgaagcATGCATCCTTGGAATAAGGATGGCAGTCGACATAACCATCACGGAAtttttggtcataggagattctgATTTGCTGATAAACCAAGTTCATGGTGAATGGaccaccaagaatgtcaagatccTTCCATATTTGCACTGCGTAAAAGAGTTAT ATGAAGAGCCAGACGATAAGCCATGGTATTACGACATTAAAAGGTTCCTCAAAGCAAGAGAATACTTAGAGAATGCCACTAGTGGTCATAAGTGGGCACTAAGAAGACTAGAAAATCACATCATCCGTAATGGGGAAGTCCTGTATAAGAGGACCCCGGACTTGGATATGTTAATGTGTGTAGATTCCGCTGAAGCAACAAGACTACTGGAAGAGATACATGTAGGAACATGTGGGCCTCACATGAATGGTTTTACTTTGGCCAAGAAGAGTTTAAGAGCTGGATAa